CCTGACTGATTTCTCCCTGCACCTGAGATTCTCCACCCACCACTCAGACCATTGCCCCTTGACAGAGCAGCTTTTGCTTCAACATTTTATTCTTACGTTTTTAATGaaattcagtttcctcatgtttGCCATTTGATTTTGATGACCTGGGtttttgtgtgtgggtgtgtgtgcgcgcgttTTTAAACGACAGCGCTTTAAAGGCAGAGAtactatgcttaaaaaaaaaacctattttctttctcagagaattatattttattaggcTGACTTTAGATAACTGGATTGCAGAAAATGACTCCAGTTTTGTTGATGTGTGTATacatgggtatgtgtgtgtgtgcacatgtattttAGATCTAGGAGTTTTGCCTCAAGAGAATGTCAGAATTAGATGGGACTATAAAGATACCCTTTCTTTGCTTGATTACAAAGTTGTGTTGCTATTGtctgactaaactgaactgatggtaataAAGAGATTTTTGGAGTACCCTGACAAGTGGGAAATTGGTTCTGTAGGCTTGGTTTTAGAGAAGTAGCTCTCAAAAGTTTTGCTTCCACTATATACTACATAGTTCTGTATGGTACCTGGTTCTGTAATAATTTAGCTTCTtgcttgaagaaaaaaagaataccacTTATTAAGAGTGCCAACAACTTATTGTTTTATTGTCCATTTTAACAAAGTACTACACGTGTAATAGGAATAGAACTTTAGTTGTTTAGAATGACCCTGGATCTGTTTTTTTCTCAAATCTTTGCTTCATTGATGTATTAATcgctattttctgttttctctgcagGCCTCAGCTGTTGAAGAATGCTCTGCAGAGAGCAGTAGAGAGGGGCCAGTTAGAACAAATAACTGGCAAAGGTGCTTCTGGAACATTCCAGGTTAGAAGCTCAAAGGGTTGGTTGTAGAGAAGTAGTTCTCAAAAGTTTTGGTTTCAGGACCTCCTTATACTCTAATTTATTGAGGACCCCAAGAGCTTATGTTTAGGTGGgctatacatattaatatttacccTATTAGAAATTATATAACTGAGGACCTTTTTagatatctattctttttaaaagtaataaaccCATTACATGTTGACATAACACTTTTTATGAAAACTGCGTTTCCCGTATTGAGAAGAAGGTTActatttgttatcatttttacGAAAATCTTTACTGTCAgcttaatagaagacagctggcatctgtttttaatatatttggggTTACGTGTGTATGAAGAAAATCCAGCTCACACCAAGTACTTAAATGTGGAGTAATTAGGATAATTTTCAGAAGTCAATACTATTCTTTGATAGTGTACCAATACTCAACAAATGATAGTTTTTTTGTAATAGCTTCATTGAAGTATGATTTGTATAAGATATAATCATTTTACATACAATTTGATTCAGTAAAATTTAgtaaatttacagtgttgtacacCTATTACTGCAGTCCAGTTTTagagcatttccatcaccccaaaaaaCTCCTGTGCCCATTTGCATCACTCTCTGTTCCCATCCCTATCCAGTCTACTCATCTCTCCTTCCTGTGTAGATTTACCTTCCTGTACCTTTCACACAGATAGAATCATGCAATATGtgctcttttgtgtctgacttctttcacttagcataatacttttttgttttatcCGTGTTGCAGCAGAAGTCAATACTTTCATTCCTTTCATTGGCAAATAGTATTCCATAAtctgacatattttatttatccattcacaagTTGAGTTGTTCTACTTTTTAGCTCTTGTGATTAATATTGCCTGTGAACATTTATGTCCAGATCTTTGTGTgggtatatgtttttatttcccttgtgGTAAAGTAGGAGTGTGGACTGCCTGGATTACATGGTAAATTtactttaagaaactgccaaagtggctgcatcatttttcattcctaccagcagtgtgtgTATAAGAGTTCCAGTTTGTTATCTTTGCCAACTCTcttactgtctttttaaaattatacccaTACTGGTAGATACAAAGTGgtttctcattgtagttttagtttgcatttccctaagaCTGTTGATGTTGACCATTTTTTCTTGGACTTATTGGACATTTATCtatcttctttggtaaaatgtCTCTTCAcatcctttgcttatttttagaaTTGAGCTATTTATGTTATTATGAGTTATAAGAGTTAtatgtgaaagtcaaagtgttggtcacccagttgtgtccagctctttgtgaccccatggactgtagcctgccaggctcctctgtccatgggagtgggttgccattcccttctccaggggatcgtcccaacccagggattgaactcaggtctcctgcattgcaagcagattcttacccTCTGagagaccagggaagccccatttaagcCCCTATATAAGAATTATATAACTAGATACAAGTTCCTcttcagatacatgatttgcaaatattttctcctcctctgtgacCCATGGTTTCACTTTCTTAAGttaatggtgtcttttgaagcacaaaagtgTTCAATTTTGGTAAAATCCAGTTGATCATTTTTCTAACTTGCTTGTTTGTTAATGACTTATCTAATAAATCATTGCCTGGCTTGCAATCAAGATTTACTCTTATCTTTTGAGAGTTTATGGTTTTAACTCTCACGTGTAGAGCTGGGATCCATCTATGATGTGTGATGAGAATATAAATTCGTGTTTCTGCTTGTGGACATCCAGTTGTCCCAACACCGCTTACTGAAAAGACTGTCCCTTCCTTGTTGAATTGCCTTGGCACTCTTATCAAAACGTAATTGACCCATGAGTGTAAGGGTTTTATTCTGGACTcttcaattctgttccattgatctatatgtgaATCTTCATGTCAGGATCACACTATCTTGATGACTAgttttatagtaagttttgaaattgggaaataTAAATCCTCTCttaaccttttctttttcaaaattgctttgactgctctgggtcttgtGCATTTCTGTATGGTTTTTACAATTCATTCATCACAAAAGTCCACCTGAGGTTTTGGTAGAAATTACATTGAACCTATAGATCAATCCAGAAGGAATCACTgcctttacaatgttgagttttcCAATGCAGTGACAAGCATTGTCTCAtcgtttatttaggtctttaacttCTCTCAGCAgtgctttgtagttttcagtgtatagatcttaaatttcttttgttaaatttattcctaaatattttgttcattttccatGCTATTGTGAATGgacctttattttcatttttcagagtgCTCACTGCTGTCCAGTAGAAACAGATTTGGTTTATCTATTGTTCTTGTATCCTGCAATCTGCTGAACTCATTTACTAGTTTAGAATTTTTTGTAGGTTCCTTGGGACTTTGGGGGTGGATTCCTTagaattttctacatataggataatgtcatctgcaaacgaAGACCATTTTACTtattcctttccaatctggatgtctttttttttttccccctccatgcCTGTGCACTGGATAGAACATCTGCTACAGTGATGAGAACAGATGTCTTTGTCTTGTTACCCATCTTAAAgggaaaacattcattttttcaCCATTAAAGCTGTAGATTTTTCATAAATGCCTGTTATCAGATTGAGAAAGTTCTGTTACTAATTTGTTGGAAGTTTATGATGAACGGTGGTTGGATTTCTCACATACTGTTCTAAAActcttgagatgatcatatgcttTTTGCCCTTAATTCTGTTAATATAGTATATTATGTTAATTGATCTTGTGATATTTCTTAAATTACAGTAAAGTTGCCATGTGAAGCCTGAAACCATATTAGTGAGCTCCTTGTACTCTGTAACCTTAAATTCTTTGGTCTGTTGTCAGTAATCCCtaccgcgttaggcattactgacaatcTGTCTTGAACTTTGAGTGCAGTTTTTGAACTTTGAGTGTAATTTTATAACACAGTCGTTTGAAAAATAGTTCACTGAATcatgcaaattttttaaatgttgacgtgtttcatcaaaaataacaaaaattattatattcattaatatCACCTACTGGTCTCAATTAAGTATTGGGAAATTATTGTGCTCATATTGGTAGGTGTAGATTTTCCACAATTAATCTCTTGAAAAGTTAAATTTATCATTTGGTTAACAAATACTCTTAGTTGTTTTCCTTGAGTCGATAGGCTTACCtaattcattttcaagaaaatgtctACCAGATACCCAAGTCTGGATGACCATAGATTATCTAGTAATTGTTCCTTCAAGTAAAAAGGATATTCCATGAAAAATGGAGCTAATTCAGCTCAGAACTCAATCAGTAGGTGATTTTCCTTGAGACTGTCACCATCCCTCCACATGCAGCTGGCATGCCTTATACATTGTTCTCATTTTGCCCCATAGAGTATCAAAAAGACATGTGTTGGAGTTGAgatttaataaaatcatttttatatcaaAGACATTCCTATGTGAAgctagcttttatttttcttaagtgaagtgaaagtgaagtcgctcagttgtgtctgactctttgcgaccccgtggactgtagcccaccagggattctccaggcaagaatactggagtgggttgccatttccttaagtaTATAGTAGTAAAAAACGCACTAACTACTGGTACATTTCTGCGCCTCCACCATGATTTGTAGTAAAGTAACAGCAGTTTTACTCATTGTTTTTCCACCATCAGTGCAAATGTCATCACAGTGAAAAAGACAAACCCATcttagtattattatgaaaacCATTTTAGCCTTGCAGATCCTCTGAAAGGGTCTCAGGAACCCTTTGGGGGTTTTGGACCTTTCTTTTGAGAATCAGTATTATAGACCATACCTCAGTTTGTTCTTTAACCTTTTTGCTCACTGGTGCCACCTTTGTTAGCTCTGGTGCCTTTTGTCCTTGAAATATGCTATATAATTTTCTGTTATACCCCAGATATTTTTCAGACTTTTTGCTGTCTTCCTTACAAGATTAAAAAGactattatttttgtaaatactcATATTTTTCAAGTTCAGAAAAACGGAAGTAGTCTCAGAAGTGTTAATTTGTCAGGGACATAATCAGTTAACCTCCTTTTTGGAGTAGAGCTGTCATTCTCTTTGGGTTAGGTTGGCTTTTGCTATTTTCAGTTGGATGGAGGGATAGATAGAAGGAGAAAATATCCACAAGAGGGTTGGGACTCCTCAGTTAGATTGAATACCTAATGAGTGGGAAGAGAAAGTCCCTAACCTGACAATTTATTGTAAAACGTATCTGTGCTAATGCAGGAACTCCGACCCACCTGGTGCAGAGGAGTCTTGTCTTGAGCTGCTTTGGGAGAGTGTTGTCTTGatgcttttctcttcctccttggaaAACAGCTGAAGAAATCAGGGGAGAAACCCCTGCTTGGTGGAAGCCTGATGGAATATGCAATCTTGTCTGCCATTGCTGCCATGAATGAGCCGAAGACCTGTTCCACCACCGCTCTGAAGAAGTATGTCCTGGAGAACCACCCAGGGACCAATTCTAACTATCAAAGTAAGACTCAAGAGTTGAGCACGTTCAGTGGGGACCCAGGGAAGGTGGGGGAAGTTATCTTGTGGGAATATCCTTAGACATCATGCTGTTAATGAAAGAGCATTAACTACTGATTGAAAACCAAGAGGGAACAACTTTATAAATTTACTAtttacaaaaagacaaacaaaaataatcaagaCTTACCCTTAATTTATAGTGTCTGCTTAGGATTAGAATTTGATTTCACTTCACTATAAAGGTTTTTTATGCTAATAGAGAGAAATTTCTAGGTTCAAAACACCTCTCAAGTGGGACTTCCcagcagtacagtggttaagatttcgagcttccaatgcaggggatgtggtttTCCCACAGTCcattggcatggccaaaaaaaaacgaAATTTCAAGTATAGTATATTTTTACCTTCTTCTGAATGTTTACCAAAATATCTAACGTCAGCCTGAAACCAAACCAGTGGGTTAAAATACTGCTTACGTGATTTGTTATTGACTTAACCCCTGTACAGAAGATACTTTTTAGGGACATATTTGCCCTGTCAGGTGATGATTGAGGTTAGAAACCTTGCTGTACCAGCATTATCATTTACGGATTAGTGAGAGATATTTCCTCACTAAAGTAGGAGAGTAGGCTCAGTGGTGTAGGGTGAGGAACATGGAAATGAAGTAACAGAAAATGCAAACTAGAATATATTGTTCTAAATGAAACACTTAACTTCAAGGTCTTAATGTTGACTTTTAACATATgcagtatgtatttttttatgttaTGAAGGAATGCCTTATGATTTTGTGTAAAAGGTGAGGACTGGTGAGGCCTTTCGGAGCTGTGATACTGTTTTGTAACTATTTGCTGATTCATGTGATATGTGGTTTAATTTTATAGACATTCCCCTAAGTGCTTATCAGTACTTACAGGCACTCAGTAATATTTAAATGGTTAGAAATAGagattgagttttaagtcaacagtTAGCCCATTTATGTGCAACTGTAGGGCAGGCCATTAGTCTCTAGGCTACTGTTTCACTTTGCAGTGAGGAATTTGACACAATGGTCTCTGAAGTCTCATCCCATTATAAATAATTCTTGCCAAATTTATGGGCACTTAATAGTAATTTAGTAAATCAGTTAATAATCCCTTTGACCACGAAGGATTCATGTAGCATGTGAAagttgtcagtcatgtccgactctttgcagtcccatggactgtacagtccgtggaattcttcaggccagaatactggatgtGACAGGATAATAAATGTACATAATAAATTAATGTATAATTGTAGTTGAGAGAATTATCAaatccaaataaacaaatactttcttcatttctgaatttttgtCCAGTGCATTTGTTGAAGAAAACCCTGCAGAGATGTGAAAAGAATGGGTGGATGGAACAAATCTCTGGTAAAGGATTCAGTGGCACCTTCCAGCTCTGTTTTCCCTATTATCCCAGGTAAGCACCCAACTGATAATGTGAAGTAGTGGTCAttgcaacttttaaaaatctgactcCAGATTACAGGTGCAGCTTCACTTATTTGCCCTTACTACCATTACGCTGAGCTGAATGTACTTGAAGATAAAGACTTCTTCAGGCAGTATTGTTTTAGAGCAGAAGGTCTTCATACAATAACAGGGCATTGATTTGGCCTATCCTGCTGGAGCCATTGTTAGCCACGTGTTCCTGAAATCAAGCAGCGAGTTCCTTAAGATCTTTGGCCAGTCATTAGCATGTTCATTCCTGCTAATAAGCAGTAAAGTACATGATGATGACAGGAAGATTATTAGAGGATTATTTAATTGTCCAGTACCAAGTAGGGGGAGCATTGGCTACTTCTAAGAATCCTAATCTGCCTTCTTCTTACTATAGAGACAGGACATTTTTTTGAAAACTTGTCTGTTAAACATGCCTTATTTTTTCATTGAACTAGAAAATTTTTTGAGCACCTCCTATGGACCAGGCTTTTTTTGGTGTGCCCAGGCTGTTGCCTTTTTGTACTTTGACTTGCAGTCAAGTGCCACGACAGTTAACAGCAAAACCTGTTTTGGCAGGCATACAGTGTGCAGCTTTCTTACATTGCTCTTTGTGCATAAACATGCTGAGTCAGGTTCTACACCCTCCTGTGCAGGAGCTGCGTGCATggagctcagtcatatccgactctttgtggccccatggactgtagcctgccagggtcctctgtccatgggatttcccaggtcagaacactggagtgagttgccatttccttccctaggtgCATAAACATAAGTGTACAgtatttgaatttttcaaatgtttagcTTTAAATATAATTCTTAAAATCATGTACATGCAGTGTTATGATTTAAAGATTTATTAATCAGTGGTACCAAGTTTTCTATCATTAAGGacaaagaaaagttagaaaatccTTGCTGAATTTCACAAAAACTTTGAAGAAATTCAGGCTTTATGAGGTCTTGTATCATAAGGGCAAAAAATATATACTGCTGTGTAGACTGTTCACTGCTGTATGCACCATTCACTGCTGTATATTCAATGGCTGATACAGTGCCGAACACACATCAGGAGTTTAAATAACTTCACTAAATAAGTGattgtcaattttattaaatGGAAGGAAGTAGAGAATGAGTTATGTTTGAGGCTTttatagatttgtcataacttcaTTTGAGTGTTCAAAATAGGTTAAATTGTGACCTGGTATTTGTAACCTAACCTGACTTAATTGGGGAGTGTGGGAGGAAGTGGGTAATGTCCAAGAAAGAGCATATCTAGGTTCACATCCTTTTTCTTGTCCCGATGGGACTTCTCTTTAtctaatattttttcttactAGCCCAGGAGTTCTGTTTCCAAAGAAGGAGCCGGATGATTCTAAAGATGAGGATGAGGATGAAGATGAAGATGACTCATCAGAGGAAGACTCTGAAGATGAAGAGCCACCACCGAAGAGAAGGTGCGAGAGTGTGGGAAACACTTCTTAGAACTGAGAATGGCCATGAGGGGAGAGGCTGTGAGAATCATGTCAGCAACTCTGCATCCTTCTCAAGTGCTCTGAGTGACGTTTGAACTTACCCTCTCCTGAGAATTTAGAGGCTCTGAACTTGTGAAACACTGTGAATGTTTAATTAGTCTTTGGtcaaacctgtgtgtgtgtgtagtgtgtagtttggttatttaagaaaaataattccatgTTTTTCTGGGAAAAACATGTAGACTTCCGGAATTGGTTGAATTTTTAGGTGAATTCACAATTTTAGGTGAAAGGTTATAACCCgtatatttttcttaatgtagGTGATTTTACCTGTGCTGTTTCTTTTCTGGCAAAGTATCTCGTCATCACGGTGAAGTGAATCTCTCAAGTATAAGTGATTGCCTTCTCTCTTTGGTTCTCACAGGTTGCAGAAGAAAACCCCAgtcaagtcaccagggaaggctgcAGCCATGAAGCAAAGAGGGTCCAAGCTGGCACCCAAAGTCCCAGCTGCCCAGCGAGGGAAAACGAGGCCCCTCCCCAAGAAAGCCCCTCCTAAAGCAAAAAGTCCTGCCAAGAAAGCCAGACCCTCACCCTCAGTCATCAAGAAACCTAGTGGTAGCTCTTCCAAGAAGCCTGCAGCCAGTGTGAGAAAGGAAGTGAAATTGCCTGGCAAGGGCAAATCTACCATGAAGAAATCATTCAaagcaaaaaagtaaattttataggaaaaaaggGTATCATGGTGgaattcaaaatcttattttctaaGGTCAGTGtgcatttgttttagttttgatgcttttaaaattacattttttttttcctcccctatcAACATGGGGAGGGAATATAAATAAACCAGTTTAGCCATTTGTTAGCTTTAGGTGCTGTTCTTggtgcctgcccctcccctctcccagtcATTTTAATTTCTGCCATAATTGTGGACTTTTCCTGAATTTTATAGTCTGTTCTTGTCCTTTTTTCT
The window above is part of the Bos javanicus breed banteng chromosome 2, ARS-OSU_banteng_1.0, whole genome shotgun sequence genome. Proteins encoded here:
- the HP1BP3 gene encoding heterochromatin protein 1-binding protein 3 isoform X2; the encoded protein is MPIRRAVNSTRETPPKSKLAEGVEEKPEPDVSSEESISTVEEQENETPPATSSETEQPKGQPENEEKEENKPSEETKKDEKDQSKEKEKKVKKTIPSWATLSASQLARAQKQTPMASSPRPKMDAILTEAIKACFQKSGASVVAIRKYIIHKYPSLELERRGYLLKQALKRELNRGVIKQVKGKGASGSFVVVQKSRKPPQKSRNRKNRSSAVDPEPQVKLEDILPLAFTRLCEPKEASYSLIRKYVSQYYPKLRVDIRPQLLKNALQRAVERGQLEQITGKGASGTFQLKKSGEKPLLGGSLMEYAILSAIAAMNEPKTCSTTALKKYVLENHPGTNSNYQMHLLKKTLQRCEKNGWMEQISGKGFSGTFQLCFPYYPSPGVLFPKKEPDDSKDEDEDEDEDDSSEEDSEDEEPPPKRRLQKKTPVKSPGKAAAMKQRGSKLAPKVPAAQRGKTRPLPKKAPPKAKSPAKKARPSPSVIKKPSGSSSKKPAASVRKEVKLPGKGKSTMKKSFKAKK